A genome region from Geminicoccus roseus DSM 18922 includes the following:
- a CDS encoding cytochrome c oxidase assembly protein, producing the protein MRWPFLLAGILMLALVWGGPLQAVAGHGFAAHMAMHMGVVAVAAPLMAASIAGTRVDPSPGRPLLFGPLPASLVELLVVWGWHAPGPHEAARSHAGMFALEQGSFLLSGLLVWIACLGFAASGRAGRSLLGTLGLLLTSIHMTLLGALLAFATRPLYDHGGHAMPDHQLADQQVGGIIMLLVGGASYLLGGLVLMARLFREPTGAGARGAPS; encoded by the coding sequence ATGCGCTGGCCCTTTCTTCTGGCAGGCATTCTCATGCTGGCCTTGGTCTGGGGCGGCCCGCTCCAGGCGGTGGCCGGCCATGGCTTCGCCGCCCACATGGCGATGCATATGGGCGTGGTCGCGGTGGCGGCACCGCTGATGGCCGCCAGCATCGCCGGGACGCGGGTCGACCCCTCGCCCGGCCGCCCGCTTCTGTTCGGTCCGCTGCCCGCCTCGCTGGTCGAACTGCTGGTGGTCTGGGGCTGGCATGCGCCGGGACCCCACGAGGCGGCCCGCAGCCATGCCGGGATGTTCGCCCTGGAGCAGGGCAGCTTCCTCCTGTCCGGGCTGCTGGTCTGGATCGCCTGCCTGGGCTTTGCCGCCAGCGGCCGCGCCGGCCGCAGCCTGCTCGGCACGCTCGGCCTCCTGCTCACCTCGATTCACATGACCCTGCTGGGCGCGCTCCTGGCCTTCGCCACCCGCCCGCTCTACGACCATGGCGGCCATGCAATGCCGGACCACCAGCTCGCCGACCAGCAGGTCGGCGGCATCATCATGCTGCTGGTGGGAGGCGCCTCCTACCTCCTGGGCGGCCTCGTCCTGATGGCGAGGCTGTTCCGCGAGCCGACCGGCGCCGGCGCTCGGGGAGCGCCGTCATGA